One Anser cygnoides isolate HZ-2024a breed goose chromosome 6, Taihu_goose_T2T_genome, whole genome shotgun sequence genomic region harbors:
- the MAP2 gene encoding microtubule-associated protein 2 isoform X21, protein MAEDRKDEAKAPHWTSGQLTEASSHPHSPEIKEQGGAGAGLVRSANGFPYQEDEEPGLGGREQPGTYARTKENGINGELSAGDRETAEEVSARIVQVVTAEAVAVLKGEQEKEAQHKDQPGPLPIAVEESANLPPSPPPSPASEQTGALEEATKMEFRVQEGTCPFTTEPLDTKQQESGKDSKTEQPKHDALVPQPAKTEDKKDSQSKDKEKTPSHPTEQISETDSQKKGEASFAEPASKLPGFQEQKDLPSELPKGSKTEERTADVPSSSNQIMSMTFRDDLKDVQDLAISHEGSSLMLSEPKAEAAKSELRSGPSPAVPQELPLKDSYKTKQEPTDQLFAKDLAKDEQIHRDMTLALHEEVAVDGLKTPSAQKIPAWGEEKDMTKEESDEEERYDFYDKGEARILDDGKFTTKPEVKTLSQDKADFQKDAEAKMSSDLFKAEKEMDQSGLPATVDMKKDVQPSTEVSPGKLSPELTLEKTTEHPDTTQLSQTTEKTPEAQSLTTDKAPLEPSQEKDVKKDTKDDKTSVSATDEMKAEVDRSGMSKYFETSALKEEAFKADALKQGSDYYELSDTKESAYEPYQTGRLIPEDKEEEEEELQTELGQQQGMPAHEIGYSTLAQSYTPDKSEEPSSPTERMFTIDPKVYGDKRELHSKNKDDLTLSRSLGLGGRSAIEQRSMSINLPMSCLDSIALGFSFGRAHDLSPLASDILTNTSGSMDEGDDYLPATTPALEKAPCFPIDSREEDEHIEEEKAMAEEKVQPETSVESPFPAKDYYKNGAVLAPDLPEMLDLAGTRSRLASVSADAEAAQKKSVPSDTVLEDSSAALPPVTDENHVTLKAESQLEDLGYCVFNKYTVPLPSPVQDSENLTSETCPFYEGTDEKLRRSLAPDLSLIEVKLAAAEKSKEEFLSEKDLAQHAAGESVLGRDFEQEKKEKLDTVLEKSEDQIDSKEVYPIKGAESERTRPEAILEMKEESVADKVHVPADTTYDRILSTEVTTEKDAVSFLMEEKTLSVVPEMAEIEAPVKPDYNAIKHDLEVAARRADQEYQSQLESKISEGSLPSGKDKTPVKRAGPEPKETQQKDQTILSREAKDADVLSKTEPTYVKDSTKLSETEIKEKVAKPDLVHQEAVDKEESYESSGEHDQAQEGLNGEPLKQEDIKGEPPKPTVSGEEVPAQLPAKEPSLELLLPKTEPPQEEPAEIQMETIPQPTEEIEKIPDTAVKPTEIQTLLPSEVTAGAARREEHEEEEVEGGQEEKEEDKQHLIPEMPQEMDLGKPTGEEMLAKVCPEALPELKGIIESVVTVEDDFITVVQTTVDEGESASHSVRFAATQQEDIETVDSQAEEELEVEEVADIQAEPKEGSPEAPASPEREEILLTDYKTETCDDYKDETTIDDSIMDTDSLWADTQDDDRSIMTEQLETVPKEEKADRELRRPSLDKHKKEKPFKTGRGRISTPERKLAKKEPSTLSRDEVRRKKVYKKAELAKKTEVQAHSPSRKIILKPAIKYTRPTHLSCVKRKQTAAGGETNQAPGVFKQAKEKLSDGVSKSPEKRSSLPRPSSILPPRRAVSGDRDREENSLSLTTSLSSSVRRTTRSEPIRSRTGKSGTSTPTTPGSTAITPGTPPSYSSRTPGTPGTPSYSRTPHTPGTPKSAILVPTEKKVAIIRTPPKSPATPKQLRVINQPLPDLKNVRSKIGSTDNIKYQPKGGQVQIVTKKIDLSHVTSKCGSLKNIHHKPGGGRVKIESVKLDFKEKAQAKVGSLENAHHVPGGGNVKIDSQKLNFREHAKARVDHGAEIITQSPGRSSVASPRRLSNVSSSGSINLLESPQLATLAEDVTAALAKQGL, encoded by the exons CCACGAAGATGGAATTCCGTGTCCAGGAGGGCACATGCCCTTTCACAACAGAACCGTTAGATACAAAGCAACAGGAATCTGGAAAAGACAGTAAGACTGAGCAACCTAAACATGATGCCTTAGTTCCACAGCCAGCAAAAACAGAGGATAAAAAGGATTCACAgagcaaagacaaagaaaaaacgCCTTCACATCCAACAGAACAGATCTCGGAAACTGATTCACAGAAGAAAGGGGAAGCCAGTTTTGCAGAACCTGCCTCCAAGCTTCCTGGTTTTCAAGAACAAAAGGACTTGCCATCTGAACTGCCTAAAGggagcaaaacagaagaaaggactGCAGATGTGCCCTCATCATCCAACCAAATTATGTCTATGACATTTAGAGATGACCTTAAAGATGTCCAAGATCTTGCCATAAGCCATGAGGGAAGTTCTCTGATGCTGTCAGAACCCAAGGCAGAGGCAGCCAAAAGTGAACTACGTTCAGGCCCATCTCCTGCTGTCCCCCAGGAGCTTCCTCTCAAAGacagttacaaaacaaaacaggaaccCACTGACCAACTGTTTGCCAAAGATCTCGCTAAAGATGAACAGATCCACAGAGACATGACCCTAGCTCTGCATGAAGAAGTAGCTGTAGATGGCCTGAAAACACCAAGTGCCCAGAAAATCCCTGCatggggggaggaaaaggacaTGACTAAGGAGGAGAGTGATGAGGAAGAAAGGTATGACTTCTATGATAAAGGGGAGGCTCGAATATTAGACGATGGTAAATTTACCACAAAACCTGAAGTTAAGACCCTTTCCCAAGACAAAGCAGACTTTCAAAAGGATGCTGAAGCTAAAATGTCATCTGatcttttcaaagcagaaaaagaaatggaccAAAGTGGGCTTCCAGCAACAGTAGACATGAAAAAAGATGTGCAGCCAAGCACAGAGGTATCCCCAGGCAAGTTAAGCCCTGAACTGACCCTTGAGAAAACAACAGAGCACCCTGATACCACACAGTTATCCCAAACAACAGAGAAGACCCCTGAGGCACAAAGTTTAACCACAGATAAGGCTCCTCTAGAACCTTCTCAAGAGAAAGATGTTAAAAAGGATACCAAGGATGATAAGACAAGTGTTTCGGCTACTgatgaaatgaaagcagaagtggATCGATCAGGAATGTCGAAGTATTTTGAAACCTCTGCACTAAAAGAGGAAGCCTTCAAAGCAGACGCTCTGAAACAAGGCAGTGATTACTATGAGCTAAGCGACACTAAAGAGAGTGCGTATGAGCCTTATCAGACAGGTCGTCTAATACCTGAAgacaaagaggaagaggaggaagaattaCAGACAGAATTGGGCCAGCAGCAAGGTATGCCTGCTCATGAAATAGGGTACAGTACCCTGGCTCAGAGCTATACACCAGACAAATCCGAAGAACCAAGTTCCCCAACAGAACGAATGTTCACTATTGACCCCAAAGTCTATGGGGACAAACGAGAGCTccacagtaaaaataaagatgacCTAACTCTGAGCAGGAGCCTGGGACTTGGGGGTAGATCTGCAATTGAACAGAGAAGTATGTCTATTAACCTGCCCATGTCCTGCCTGGATTCTATAGCTCTAGGATTTAGCTTTGGCCGCGCACATGATCTTTCTCCCCTGGCTTCGGATATTCTAACCAATACTAGTGGCAGTATGGATGAAGGTGACGACTACTTGCCAGCAACCACACCAGCATTAGAGAAGGCCCCTTGCTTCCCCATTGATAGTAGAGAGGAAGATGAGCacattgaagaagaaaaagcaatggcagaagaaaaagtcCAGCCTGAGACTTCGGTTGAATCGCCTTTCCCAGCCAAAGATTATTACAAAAATGGGGCTGTCTTGGCTCCTGACCTGCCTGAAATGTTAGACCTAGCAGGGACAAGATCTAGATTAGCATCTGTGAGTGCAGATGCCGAGGCGGCGCAAAAGAAGTCAGTTCCTTCTGACACTGTTTTGGAAGACAGCAGCGCAGCCCTGCCACCTGTGACAGATGAAAACCATGTAACTCTAAAAGCTGAAAGCCAGCTAGAAGACTTGGGCTACTGTGTTTTCAATAAGTACACAGTCCCACTCCCTTCTCCAGTTCAGGACAGTGAGAATTTAACAAGCGAAACCTGTCCCTTTTATGAAGGCACAGATGAAAAATTGAGACGCAGCCTAGCTCCTGACCTGTCCTTAATAGAAGtgaagctggcagcagctgaaaaatCGAAAGAAGAATTCCTCAGTGAAAAAGATTTAGCTCAGCATGCCGCTGGTGAGTCCGTTCTGGGGAGGGACTTTgagcaggagaagaaagagaagctggATACTGTGCTAGAAAAAAGTGAAGATCAAATTGACTCTAAAGAGGTCTATCCCATTAAAGGTGCAGAGTCAGAGAGGACAAGACCTGAGGCAATcttagaaatgaaagaagaaagtgttGCTGACAAAGTTCATGTGCCTGCTGATACAACGTATGACAGAATATTGTCTACAGAggtaacaacagaaaaagatgcTGTTTCCTTCTTGATGGAGGAGAAGACTCTTAGTGTTGTTCCTGAAATGGCTGAGATAGAAGCTCCAGTAAAACCAGATTACAATGCTATAAAGCATGATTTGGAAGTGGCTGCAAGGAGAGCCGACCAAGAATATCAGAGTCAGTTAGAAAGTAAGATCAGTGAAGGTTCTCTCCCTTCAGGGAAGGACAAAACTCCTGTTAAAAGAGCAGGGCCTGAACCCAAAGAAACTCAACAGAAAGATCAGACCATCTTGTCCAGAGAAGCAAAGGATGCAGATGTACTTTCCAAGACGGAGCCTACTTACGTGAAGGACAGCACCAAActgtctgaaacagaaattaaggaaaaagTAGCTAAGCCCGATCTTGTACATCAAGAGGCAGTTGATAAAGAGGAATCTTATGAATCTAGTGGAGAGCATGATCAAGCCCAGGAAGGTTTGAACGGAGAACCCTTGAAACAAGAGGATATCAAAGGAGAACCTCCAAAACCTACTGTGTCTGGGGAAGAGGTGCCTGCACAGTTGCCAGCAAAGGAGCCTTCTCTGGAGCTCCTCCTTCCAAAAACTGAGCCTCCCCAAGAAGAGCCTGCTGAGATTCAGATGGAGACCATACCACAGCCTACAGAGGAAATTGAAAAGATTCCTGATACAGCTGTGAAACCTACAGAAATCCAAACACTGCTGCCATCCGAAGTGACAGCTGGGGCCGCAAGAAGGGAAGAACATGAGGAAGAAGAGGTAGAAGGgggacaagaagaaaaagaagaggataAACAGCATCTTATACCAGAAATGCCCCAAGAAATGGACCTTGGGAAACCTACCGGTGAAGAAATGCTAGCCAAGGTTTGCCCAGAAGCACTGCCTGAACTCAAAGGCATTATTGAATCCGTGGTGACAGTAGAGGATGACTTTATCACAGTGGTGCAGACAACCGTTGATGAGGGTGAATCTGCGTCTCACAGTGTACGCTTTGCTGCTACCCAGCAGGAAGACATCGAAACTGTGGACTCCCAGGCTGAAGAGGAGCTGGAGGTTGAGGAAGTGGCTGACATTCAAGCTGAGCCCAAGGAGGGCTCCCCAGAAGCTCCTGCTTCACCCGAGAGAGAAGAAATCTTGCTCACCGACTACAAAACAGAGACGTGTGATGATTACAAAGATGAAACAACAATCGACGACTCCATCATGGACACAGACAGTCTCTGGGCAGATACTCAAG ATGATGATAGGAGCATCATGACTGAACAGTTAGAGACTGTTCCTAaagaggagaaggcagacaGAGAATTGCGAAGACCATCTCTTGATaagcataaaaaagaaaaaccttttaaaactgGGCGAGGCAGGATTTCTACTCCTGAAAGGAAACTAGCTAAAAAGGAACCTAGCACACTCTCCAGAGAtgaagtgagaaggaaaaaag TGTATAAGAAAGCTGAACTTGCTAAAAAAACTGAAGTTCAGGCCCACTCTCCTTCCaggaaaatcattttaaaacctGCTATCAAATATACTAGACCAACTCATCTCTCCTGTGTTAAACGGAAGCAGACAG CAGCAGGTGGTGAAACAAACCAGGCTCCTGGTGTATTTaaacaagcaaaggaaaaactcTCA GATGGAGTAAGCAAGAGTCCTGAAAAACGTTCCTCTTTACCAAGACCTTCCTCTATCCTTCCTCCTCGAAGAGCTGTATCAGGAGACCGAGACAGAGAGGAGAACTCTCTCTCCCTCACAACAtccctttcctcttcagtaCGACGGACCACAC GATCAGAACCAATTCGtagcagaacaggaaaaagcGGAACTTCTACCCCCACTACTCCTGGCTCCACTGCCATCACTCCAGGGACACCACCGAGCTATTCCTCCCGTACGCCGGGCACTCCAGGGACACCCAGCTACTCCAGAACCCCACACactcctgggacccccaaatctGCCATACTGGTACCAACTGAGAAAAAAGTTGCCATAATTCGCACTCCTCCTAAATCTCCAGCCACTCCAAAGCAGCTGCGAGTTATTAATCAGCCTCTGCCTGACCTCAAGAATGTCAGGTCCAAAATTGGATCAACAGATAACATCAAATACCAGCCTAAGGGAGGTCAG GTACAGATCGTAACCAAGAAGATTGACTTGAGTCATGTGACTTCCAAGTGTGGCTCGCTCAAGAACATCCATCACAAGCCAG GAGGTGGGCGTGTGAAAATTGAGAGCGTGAAACTGGATTTCAAAGAGAAAGCTCAGGCTAAAGTTGGTTCACTTGAAAATGCCCACCATGTACCTGGCGGTGGTAATGTCAAG ATTGACAGCCAGAAACTAAACTTCAGAGAGCACGCTAAAGCCCGTGTTGATCACGGGGCTGAGATCATCACGCAGTCACCAGGCAGGTCCAGCGTGGCTTCACCACGCAGACTCAGCAACGTCTCATCCTCTGGAAGCATCAACCTGCTTGAATCGCCCCAGCTTGCTACCCTCGCTGAAGATGTCACGGCAGCCCTTGCTAAGCAGGGCTTATGA
- the MAP2 gene encoding microtubule-associated protein 2 isoform X12 has protein sequence MAEDRKDEAKAPHWTSGQLTEASSHPHSPEIKEQGGAGAGLVRSANGFPYQEDEEPGLGGREQPGTYARTKENGINGELSAGDRETAEEVSARIVQVVTAEAVAVLKGEQEKEAQHKDQPGPLPIAVEESANLPPSPPPSPASEQTGALEEATKMEFRVQEGTCPFTTEPLDTKQQESGKDSKTEQPKHDALVPQPAKTEDKKDSQSKDKEKTPSHPTEQISETDSQKKGEASFAEPASKLPGFQEQKDLPSELPKGSKTEERTADVPSSSNQIMSMTFRDDLKDVQDLAISHEGSSLMLSEPKAEAAKSELRSGPSPAVPQELPLKDSYKTKQEPTDQLFAKDLAKDEQIHRDMTLALHEEVAVDGLKTPSAQKIPAWGEEKDMTKEESDEEERYDFYDKGEARILDDGKFTTKPEVKTLSQDKADFQKDAEAKMSSDLFKAEKEMDQSGLPATVDMKKDVQPSTEVSPGKLSPELTLEKTTEHPDTTQLSQTTEKTPEAQSLTTDKAPLEPSQEKDVKKDTKDDKTSVSATDEMKAEVDRSGMSKYFETSALKEEAFKADALKQGSDYYELSDTKESAYEPYQTGRLIPEDKEEEEEELQTELGQQQGMPAHEIGYSTLAQSYTPDKSEEPSSPTERMFTIDPKVYGDKRELHSKNKDDLTLSRSLGLGGRSAIEQRSMSINLPMSCLDSIALGFSFGRAHDLSPLASDILTNTSGSMDEGDDYLPATTPALEKAPCFPIDSREEDEHIEEEKAMAEEKVQPETSVESPFPAKDYYKNGAVLAPDLPEMLDLAGTRSRLASVSADAEAAQKKSVPSDTVLEDSSAALPPVTDENHVTLKAESQLEDLGYCVFNKYTVPLPSPVQDSENLTSETCPFYEGTDEKLRRSLAPDLSLIEVKLAAAEKSKEEFLSEKDLAQHAAGESVLGRDFEQEKKEKLDTVLEKSEDQIDSKEVYPIKGAESERTRPEAILEMKEESVADKVHVPADTTYDRILSTEVTTEKDAVSFLMEEKTLSVVPEMAEIEAPVKPDYNAIKHDLEVAARRADQEYQSQLESKISEGSLPSGKDKTPVKRAGPEPKETQQKDQTILSREAKDADVLSKTEPTYVKDSTKLSETEIKEKVAKPDLVHQEAVDKEESYESSGEHDQAQEGLNGEPLKQEDIKGEPPKPTVSGEEVPAQLPAKEPSLELLLPKTEPPQEEPAEIQMETIPQPTEEIEKIPDTAVKPTEIQTLLPSEVTAGAARREEHEEEEVEGGQEEKEEDKQHLIPEMPQEMDLGKPTGEEMLAKVCPEALPELKGIIESVVTVEDDFITVVQTTVDEGESASHSVRFAATQQEDIETVDSQAEEELEVEEVADIQAEPKEGSPEAPASPEREEILLTDYKTETCDDYKDETTIDDSIMDTDSLWADTQDDDRSIMTEQLETVPKEEKADRELRRPSLDKHKKEKPFKTGRGRISTPERKLAKKEPSTLSRDEVRRKKAVYKKAELAKKTEVQAHSPSRKIILKPAIKYTRPTHLSCVKRKQTAAGGETNQAPGVFKQAKEKLSDGVSKSPEKRSSLPRPSSILPPRRAVSGDRDREENSLSLTTSLSSSVRRTTRSEPIRSRTGKSGTSTPTTPGSTAITPGTPPSYSSRTPGTPGTPSYSRTPHTPGTPKSAILVPTEKKVAIIRTPPKSPATPKQLRVINQPLPDLKNVRSKIGSTDNIKYQPKGGQVRILNKKIDFSDIQSRCGSRDNIKHSAGGGNVQIVTKKIDLSHVTSKCGSLKNIHHKPGGGRVKIESVKLDFKEKAQAKVGSLENAHHVPGGGNVKIDSQKLNFREHAKARVDHGAEIITQSPGRSSVASPRRLSNVSSSGSINLLESPQLATLAEDVTAALAKQGL, from the exons CCACGAAGATGGAATTCCGTGTCCAGGAGGGCACATGCCCTTTCACAACAGAACCGTTAGATACAAAGCAACAGGAATCTGGAAAAGACAGTAAGACTGAGCAACCTAAACATGATGCCTTAGTTCCACAGCCAGCAAAAACAGAGGATAAAAAGGATTCACAgagcaaagacaaagaaaaaacgCCTTCACATCCAACAGAACAGATCTCGGAAACTGATTCACAGAAGAAAGGGGAAGCCAGTTTTGCAGAACCTGCCTCCAAGCTTCCTGGTTTTCAAGAACAAAAGGACTTGCCATCTGAACTGCCTAAAGggagcaaaacagaagaaaggactGCAGATGTGCCCTCATCATCCAACCAAATTATGTCTATGACATTTAGAGATGACCTTAAAGATGTCCAAGATCTTGCCATAAGCCATGAGGGAAGTTCTCTGATGCTGTCAGAACCCAAGGCAGAGGCAGCCAAAAGTGAACTACGTTCAGGCCCATCTCCTGCTGTCCCCCAGGAGCTTCCTCTCAAAGacagttacaaaacaaaacaggaaccCACTGACCAACTGTTTGCCAAAGATCTCGCTAAAGATGAACAGATCCACAGAGACATGACCCTAGCTCTGCATGAAGAAGTAGCTGTAGATGGCCTGAAAACACCAAGTGCCCAGAAAATCCCTGCatggggggaggaaaaggacaTGACTAAGGAGGAGAGTGATGAGGAAGAAAGGTATGACTTCTATGATAAAGGGGAGGCTCGAATATTAGACGATGGTAAATTTACCACAAAACCTGAAGTTAAGACCCTTTCCCAAGACAAAGCAGACTTTCAAAAGGATGCTGAAGCTAAAATGTCATCTGatcttttcaaagcagaaaaagaaatggaccAAAGTGGGCTTCCAGCAACAGTAGACATGAAAAAAGATGTGCAGCCAAGCACAGAGGTATCCCCAGGCAAGTTAAGCCCTGAACTGACCCTTGAGAAAACAACAGAGCACCCTGATACCACACAGTTATCCCAAACAACAGAGAAGACCCCTGAGGCACAAAGTTTAACCACAGATAAGGCTCCTCTAGAACCTTCTCAAGAGAAAGATGTTAAAAAGGATACCAAGGATGATAAGACAAGTGTTTCGGCTACTgatgaaatgaaagcagaagtggATCGATCAGGAATGTCGAAGTATTTTGAAACCTCTGCACTAAAAGAGGAAGCCTTCAAAGCAGACGCTCTGAAACAAGGCAGTGATTACTATGAGCTAAGCGACACTAAAGAGAGTGCGTATGAGCCTTATCAGACAGGTCGTCTAATACCTGAAgacaaagaggaagaggaggaagaattaCAGACAGAATTGGGCCAGCAGCAAGGTATGCCTGCTCATGAAATAGGGTACAGTACCCTGGCTCAGAGCTATACACCAGACAAATCCGAAGAACCAAGTTCCCCAACAGAACGAATGTTCACTATTGACCCCAAAGTCTATGGGGACAAACGAGAGCTccacagtaaaaataaagatgacCTAACTCTGAGCAGGAGCCTGGGACTTGGGGGTAGATCTGCAATTGAACAGAGAAGTATGTCTATTAACCTGCCCATGTCCTGCCTGGATTCTATAGCTCTAGGATTTAGCTTTGGCCGCGCACATGATCTTTCTCCCCTGGCTTCGGATATTCTAACCAATACTAGTGGCAGTATGGATGAAGGTGACGACTACTTGCCAGCAACCACACCAGCATTAGAGAAGGCCCCTTGCTTCCCCATTGATAGTAGAGAGGAAGATGAGCacattgaagaagaaaaagcaatggcagaagaaaaagtcCAGCCTGAGACTTCGGTTGAATCGCCTTTCCCAGCCAAAGATTATTACAAAAATGGGGCTGTCTTGGCTCCTGACCTGCCTGAAATGTTAGACCTAGCAGGGACAAGATCTAGATTAGCATCTGTGAGTGCAGATGCCGAGGCGGCGCAAAAGAAGTCAGTTCCTTCTGACACTGTTTTGGAAGACAGCAGCGCAGCCCTGCCACCTGTGACAGATGAAAACCATGTAACTCTAAAAGCTGAAAGCCAGCTAGAAGACTTGGGCTACTGTGTTTTCAATAAGTACACAGTCCCACTCCCTTCTCCAGTTCAGGACAGTGAGAATTTAACAAGCGAAACCTGTCCCTTTTATGAAGGCACAGATGAAAAATTGAGACGCAGCCTAGCTCCTGACCTGTCCTTAATAGAAGtgaagctggcagcagctgaaaaatCGAAAGAAGAATTCCTCAGTGAAAAAGATTTAGCTCAGCATGCCGCTGGTGAGTCCGTTCTGGGGAGGGACTTTgagcaggagaagaaagagaagctggATACTGTGCTAGAAAAAAGTGAAGATCAAATTGACTCTAAAGAGGTCTATCCCATTAAAGGTGCAGAGTCAGAGAGGACAAGACCTGAGGCAATcttagaaatgaaagaagaaagtgttGCTGACAAAGTTCATGTGCCTGCTGATACAACGTATGACAGAATATTGTCTACAGAggtaacaacagaaaaagatgcTGTTTCCTTCTTGATGGAGGAGAAGACTCTTAGTGTTGTTCCTGAAATGGCTGAGATAGAAGCTCCAGTAAAACCAGATTACAATGCTATAAAGCATGATTTGGAAGTGGCTGCAAGGAGAGCCGACCAAGAATATCAGAGTCAGTTAGAAAGTAAGATCAGTGAAGGTTCTCTCCCTTCAGGGAAGGACAAAACTCCTGTTAAAAGAGCAGGGCCTGAACCCAAAGAAACTCAACAGAAAGATCAGACCATCTTGTCCAGAGAAGCAAAGGATGCAGATGTACTTTCCAAGACGGAGCCTACTTACGTGAAGGACAGCACCAAActgtctgaaacagaaattaaggaaaaagTAGCTAAGCCCGATCTTGTACATCAAGAGGCAGTTGATAAAGAGGAATCTTATGAATCTAGTGGAGAGCATGATCAAGCCCAGGAAGGTTTGAACGGAGAACCCTTGAAACAAGAGGATATCAAAGGAGAACCTCCAAAACCTACTGTGTCTGGGGAAGAGGTGCCTGCACAGTTGCCAGCAAAGGAGCCTTCTCTGGAGCTCCTCCTTCCAAAAACTGAGCCTCCCCAAGAAGAGCCTGCTGAGATTCAGATGGAGACCATACCACAGCCTACAGAGGAAATTGAAAAGATTCCTGATACAGCTGTGAAACCTACAGAAATCCAAACACTGCTGCCATCCGAAGTGACAGCTGGGGCCGCAAGAAGGGAAGAACATGAGGAAGAAGAGGTAGAAGGgggacaagaagaaaaagaagaggataAACAGCATCTTATACCAGAAATGCCCCAAGAAATGGACCTTGGGAAACCTACCGGTGAAGAAATGCTAGCCAAGGTTTGCCCAGAAGCACTGCCTGAACTCAAAGGCATTATTGAATCCGTGGTGACAGTAGAGGATGACTTTATCACAGTGGTGCAGACAACCGTTGATGAGGGTGAATCTGCGTCTCACAGTGTACGCTTTGCTGCTACCCAGCAGGAAGACATCGAAACTGTGGACTCCCAGGCTGAAGAGGAGCTGGAGGTTGAGGAAGTGGCTGACATTCAAGCTGAGCCCAAGGAGGGCTCCCCAGAAGCTCCTGCTTCACCCGAGAGAGAAGAAATCTTGCTCACCGACTACAAAACAGAGACGTGTGATGATTACAAAGATGAAACAACAATCGACGACTCCATCATGGACACAGACAGTCTCTGGGCAGATACTCAAG ATGATGATAGGAGCATCATGACTGAACAGTTAGAGACTGTTCCTAaagaggagaaggcagacaGAGAATTGCGAAGACCATCTCTTGATaagcataaaaaagaaaaaccttttaaaactgGGCGAGGCAGGATTTCTACTCCTGAAAGGAAACTAGCTAAAAAGGAACCTAGCACACTCTCCAGAGAtgaagtgagaaggaaaaaag CAGTGTATAAGAAAGCTGAACTTGCTAAAAAAACTGAAGTTCAGGCCCACTCTCCTTCCaggaaaatcattttaaaacctGCTATCAAATATACTAGACCAACTCATCTCTCCTGTGTTAAACGGAAGCAGACAG CAGCAGGTGGTGAAACAAACCAGGCTCCTGGTGTATTTaaacaagcaaaggaaaaactcTCA GATGGAGTAAGCAAGAGTCCTGAAAAACGTTCCTCTTTACCAAGACCTTCCTCTATCCTTCCTCCTCGAAGAGCTGTATCAGGAGACCGAGACAGAGAGGAGAACTCTCTCTCCCTCACAACAtccctttcctcttcagtaCGACGGACCACAC GATCAGAACCAATTCGtagcagaacaggaaaaagcGGAACTTCTACCCCCACTACTCCTGGCTCCACTGCCATCACTCCAGGGACACCACCGAGCTATTCCTCCCGTACGCCGGGCACTCCAGGGACACCCAGCTACTCCAGAACCCCACACactcctgggacccccaaatctGCCATACTGGTACCAACTGAGAAAAAAGTTGCCATAATTCGCACTCCTCCTAAATCTCCAGCCACTCCAAAGCAGCTGCGAGTTATTAATCAGCCTCTGCCTGACCTCAAGAATGTCAGGTCCAAAATTGGATCAACAGATAACATCAAATACCAGCCTAAGGGAGGTCAG GTTAGGATTTTAAACAAGAAGATCGATTTTAGCGATATTCAGTCCCGGTGTGGTTCCAGAGATAACATCAAACATTCTGCGGGGGGAGGAAAT GTACAGATCGTAACCAAGAAGATTGACTTGAGTCATGTGACTTCCAAGTGTGGCTCGCTCAAGAACATCCATCACAAGCCAG GAGGTGGGCGTGTGAAAATTGAGAGCGTGAAACTGGATTTCAAAGAGAAAGCTCAGGCTAAAGTTGGTTCACTTGAAAATGCCCACCATGTACCTGGCGGTGGTAATGTCAAG ATTGACAGCCAGAAACTAAACTTCAGAGAGCACGCTAAAGCCCGTGTTGATCACGGGGCTGAGATCATCACGCAGTCACCAGGCAGGTCCAGCGTGGCTTCACCACGCAGACTCAGCAACGTCTCATCCTCTGGAAGCATCAACCTGCTTGAATCGCCCCAGCTTGCTACCCTCGCTGAAGATGTCACGGCAGCCCTTGCTAAGCAGGGCTTATGA